The sequence GTCTTCGACGATCTGCACGTGCGGCGCGAACACCGGCTTGCCGAGGCTGTCGACGAGAAACGACGTCTTGCGGTAGAGCGCGCCGCCGCTCGTCGCCTGCACGAACGCACCGAGCAGGCCGGCGGCGAGCGGCGCTTCAAAGAGCACCGGCACCTTGCGCGTATCGAGACCCTTGGCGCCAATCCGCGCGAGCGCGCGCTCGGCCGCATAGCGTCCCACGGCCTCCGGCGCCGCGAGTTCGGCTGCGCTGCGCTTGGACGAATACCAGTCGTCGCGCTGCATGTTGCGCCCGCTGCCCGCGATCGGCGCGCACGCCACGTAGTGACGCGAGTACGGATAGCCGTGCAGGAAGCCGCGCGTCGTCGCGAGCACGAACTGCGAATGCTGCGCGGAAACGCTCGCGCCTTCCGAGTTGCGGATCTGCGGATCGGTCGCGAAGGCGGCGTCTTCGGCGCGGCGGGCCAGCTCGACCGCGTCGTCGGCCGACAAATGCCAGGGATGATACAAATCGAGATCGCGCGGCGCCGTCTCCAGCAGCTCGGTTTCGGCAAGACCCGCGCAGTTGTCCTCGGCGGTGAAGCGCGCGATGTTATAGGCCGCCGCGACCGTGTCGCGCAGCGCTTCCGGAGAAAAGTCCGAGGTGCTCGCATTGCCGCGCTTCGCCCCGATGAAGACGGTCACGCCGACCATCTTGTCGCGGTTGTGCTCGATCGTCTCGACCTCGCCGCGCCGCACCGACACCGACAAGCCATCGCCTTCGGAGATTTCGGTCGCGGCGTCCGTCGCGCCGAGCGACTTCGCGTGACGAAGAATGTCTGACGCGATCTCTTTCAGTTCGTCCTGGGTATGCGGAAAAAATCGCTGCTTGGCGTCCATGTCTGCTGCCATCGTTGTAGCCATCCGGTATTGCGCTGCTTATTGAGCTCTCGTTGAGCTATTGCCGGGCGGTGCCGCCGGGCCTCGAAAGGGGCCGCCGCTGCGCCCATCGGTGTTGCGTTGCGCGGTACGTCACGCATCCCGCGATCATAGCAAGGTCCGCGCCGGTTCACCTGCGATTCAATAGAGCGGTAAACCCGGTTCGCGGCGGCAGGCAGGGCCTTGGCCGAATGGCCGACGCCGCGGTCCGTCCGCGCGTCGACGGGCAAAAGACGCCGCGCGGCACGCTACAATGCGGGGATGACACGCAAAACCCGCATTCAACCCATCCATTCCGGCGACGCCGACGTCACGGATGACAACGGCTACGATCGCCCCAGCAAATCCCAGCTCAAGCGCGAAATGCACGCGCTGCAGGAGCTGGGCCTGGCGCTCGTTGAACTGCCCAAAGACGCGCTCAAGCGCATGCCGATGCCGGAGAGCCTCGCCGACGCCGTGCTCGAAGCGCGCCGCATCACCGATCACGAAGGCAGGCGCCGGCAGATCCAGTACGTCGGCCGCGTGATGCGCTCGCTGAACGAAGACGAAACCGCAGCCTTGCGCCAGGCACTCGACACCTACAACGGTGTCAACAAGGCCGAAACGGCCAAGCTGCACTGGATCGAGCGCACGCGCGACGCGCTCATCGCGAGCGACGACGCGTTGACCGCTTTCCTGAACCAGCACCCGGCCGCGGATGCCCAAGAAGGCCGCACATTGATTCGCAACGCGCGCAAAGAGGCGCAGCAAGGCAAGCCGCCGCGCTATTTCCGCGAACTGTTCCAATGGATCAAGACGGTCAGCGCCGCCGATGGCGACGCCGCTGACGATGACATCGACGACACCGCCGCCGAGGACGACGATGACGACTTCCGCGCGTAACCCCGTGCGAAATCGGGTGCGTAATCACCCCGACGAAATCCTGATCGGCCTCGTGTCGATCAGCGACCGGGCGTCGAGCGGCGTCTACGAGGACAAGGGGATTCCGTCGCTGGAAACATGGCTCGCCGGCGCGCTCAAGTCGCCCTGGCGCGGAGAAACGCGCCTGATCCAAGACGACGCCGCCACGATCACCGCCACCCTGATCGAACTCGTCGACGAAGCGGGGTGCGACCTCGTGCTGACGACCGGCGGCACCGGCCCCGCGCGGCGCGACGTCACGCCCGAGGCCACGCTGGCGGCGGGAACGAAGGAAATGCCCGGTTTCGGCGAACAAATGCGGCAGATCAGCCTGAATTTCGTGCCCACCGCGATCCTCTCGCGGCAGGTCGCGGTGATTCGCGAAACGCCCGATCACGCGGCGCTGATCGTGAACCTGCCGGGTCAGCCGAAATCGATTCAGGAAACGCTGGAAGGGTTGCGCGACGCGTCGGGCGCGGTGAAAGTGCCGGGCATCTTCGCCGCGGTGCCCTATTGCATCGATTTGATCGGCGGCCCGTACGTCGAGACGAATGACGATGTCGTGGCCGCATTCCGGCCGAAAAGCGCGCGTCGCGAAGCGAAGTAACCGGCGGGCCGCCCATTGTCCGAGCCGCCCGCCTTTTTCATCGAATGACCTCTTACGCGCCTTCAGACGGCTCGCTCGGCGCACTCGCTGCCGGAATCAAAAAGTGCTCGCGGTAATACTTGAGTTCGTCGATCGACTCGTGGATATCGGCGAGCGCGGTATGCATCGCCCGCTTCTGAAAACCCTTGTAGATCGCCGGCTGCCAGCGGCGGCAGAGTTCCTTGAGCGTGCTCACGTCGAGGTTGCGATAGTGAAAGAAGCGCTCGAGTTCCGGCATCCAGCGCGCCATGAAGCGGCGGTCCTGGCAAATCGAATTGCCGCACATCGGCGACTTGCCGGGCGGCACGTACGCTCCGAGAAACGCGCGGATCTGCTCGGCCGCATCGTCCTCGGTCACCGTGGATGCGCGCACGCGCTCGATCAGGCCCGAGCGGCCGTGCGTGTTCTTGTTCCACTCGTCCATCTTGCCGAGCGTTTCGTCGCTCTGGTGGATGGCCAGCACCGGGCCTTCGACGGCCACGTCGAGCGTCGAATTGGTCACGACCACGGCGATCTCGATGATGCGGTCGGTGTCGGGCTCGAGACCCGTCATTTCCATGTCGAGCCAGACGAGGTTCATCTCGCTGCGAACGAGCGTCGGCTCGCCGACGGATTCGAGAATGTCAGTCATGAATTGCAACCTTGTTTGATGAAGCGCTGTCGCGGCGACGGGGCAGAGCATGACCCGCGCCGGCCGATGTCCGCGAACCGCCGACC comes from Trinickia violacea and encodes:
- the mog gene encoding molybdopterin adenylyltransferase produces the protein MTTSARNPVRNRVRNHPDEILIGLVSISDRASSGVYEDKGIPSLETWLAGALKSPWRGETRLIQDDAATITATLIELVDEAGCDLVLTTGGTGPARRDVTPEATLAAGTKEMPGFGEQMRQISLNFVPTAILSRQVAVIRETPDHAALIVNLPGQPKSIQETLEGLRDASGAVKVPGIFAAVPYCIDLIGGPYVETNDDVVAAFRPKSARREAK
- the orn gene encoding oligoribonuclease; its protein translation is MTDILESVGEPTLVRSEMNLVWLDMEMTGLEPDTDRIIEIAVVVTNSTLDVAVEGPVLAIHQSDETLGKMDEWNKNTHGRSGLIERVRASTVTEDDAAEQIRAFLGAYVPPGKSPMCGNSICQDRRFMARWMPELERFFHYRNLDVSTLKELCRRWQPAIYKGFQKRAMHTALADIHESIDELKYYREHFLIPAASAPSEPSEGA
- the pmbA gene encoding metalloprotease PmbA encodes the protein MAADMDAKQRFFPHTQDELKEIASDILRHAKSLGATDAATEISEGDGLSVSVRRGEVETIEHNRDKMVGVTVFIGAKRGNASTSDFSPEALRDTVAAAYNIARFTAEDNCAGLAETELLETAPRDLDLYHPWHLSADDAVELARRAEDAAFATDPQIRNSEGASVSAQHSQFVLATTRGFLHGYPYSRHYVACAPIAGSGRNMQRDDWYSSKRSAAELAAPEAVGRYAAERALARIGAKGLDTRKVPVLFEAPLAAGLLGAFVQATSGGALYRKTSFLVDSLGKPVFAPHVQIVEDPHVPRAMGSAPFDEEGVRTRERAVVKDGVVEGYFLSTYSARKLGMQTTGNAGGSHNLSLLSSQTRPEDDFEAMLKKLGTGLLLTELMGQGVNYVTGDYSRGASGFWVENGKIQYPVEEITVASTLQEMFRHVVAIGADTIVRGTKQTGSVLIERMTVAGQ
- the yjgA gene encoding ribosome biogenesis factor YjgA; this translates as MTRKTRIQPIHSGDADVTDDNGYDRPSKSQLKREMHALQELGLALVELPKDALKRMPMPESLADAVLEARRITDHEGRRRQIQYVGRVMRSLNEDETAALRQALDTYNGVNKAETAKLHWIERTRDALIASDDALTAFLNQHPAADAQEGRTLIRNARKEAQQGKPPRYFRELFQWIKTVSAADGDAADDDIDDTAAEDDDDDFRA